From the genome of Paraburkholderia aromaticivorans, one region includes:
- the cysC gene encoding adenylyl-sulfate kinase, which produces MSASRGAVVWMTGLSGAGKSTLANALHRRLKEAGHAAIVLDGDVLRRGLNADLGYTPEDRTENLRRVAHVAALFMQQGFIVIAAVISPEHRHRRSAREIVGEGFVEVFVNAPLKVCEARDAKGLYARARRGEIAHFTGISDPFETPLAPDVVIDTERMPVDECVDRLLAHLAATGRLNG; this is translated from the coding sequence ATGAGCGCGTCCCGCGGTGCGGTGGTATGGATGACGGGGCTCTCCGGCGCCGGCAAGTCGACATTGGCCAACGCCTTGCACCGGCGGCTGAAAGAAGCGGGGCATGCGGCGATCGTGCTCGACGGCGACGTGTTGCGGCGTGGACTGAACGCCGACCTGGGCTATACACCCGAGGACCGCACCGAAAACCTGCGGCGCGTCGCGCACGTCGCGGCGCTCTTCATGCAGCAGGGCTTCATCGTGATTGCCGCCGTCATCTCGCCGGAGCATCGGCATCGGCGCTCGGCGCGTGAAATCGTCGGCGAGGGTTTCGTCGAAGTCTTCGTGAATGCGCCGCTAAAGGTTTGCGAAGCCCGCGATGCCAAGGGGCTCTATGCCCGCGCGCGACGCGGCGAGATTGCGCATTTCACCGGCATTTCCGACCCGTTCGAAACGCCGCTCGCGCCCGACGTGGTGATCGACACTGAGCGGATGCCGGTCGACGAATGCGTGGACCGCCTGCTCGCGCATCTGGCCGCGACGGGGCGCCTGAATGGGTAG
- a CDS encoding tetratricopeptide repeat-containing sulfotransferase family protein: MKHDPQPATASEWRAEGEALAARGELDAALQRFDNARSLAPHDALVHQRIAATLAALNRFPEAVERYREAIALDPRETDSYHGLGWTLEQMHRLEQAVDAYREAVHLNPQADGSHNNMGNCLQALGRFDEAHAAYRRAIEAAPQVPLYYRNFVQTKRLTTEDPVFVALERLAGNAASLAQADQAEIHFAYGQALSDVGRHDASFDHFLKGNALHRTAVRYNEAESLGLFAHLPELTTSEVLQAKRGLGDPSDAPIFIVGMPRSGSTLIEQILASHPRVFGAGERTEFGEALVNAIRREPDDPLKIDIEALREVEVAPLRALGADYLRRMRRALPEIQRQAREEAPGSTARFTHFTDKYPFNFINLGLIHLALPNARFIHSSRAPLQTCLSIFSRIFHDVPFSYDLGELGRYYRAYHALMAHWQRVLPDGVMIEVNYEELVDDFEGNVRRLLAHCGLDWDERCLSFHQTMRQVSTASSAQVRRPLYRTSLRRWQPRQALLQPLFDGLGPQLAPAAGLRADEVVAAGMERRS; encoded by the coding sequence ATGAAGCACGATCCCCAGCCGGCCACCGCATCGGAATGGCGCGCCGAAGGCGAAGCCTTGGCGGCGCGCGGCGAACTCGACGCGGCGCTCCAGCGTTTCGACAACGCGCGCTCGCTAGCCCCCCACGATGCGCTCGTGCATCAGCGTATCGCGGCCACGCTCGCCGCCCTGAACCGTTTCCCCGAAGCCGTCGAGCGCTATCGGGAGGCCATCGCGCTCGATCCGCGCGAGACGGATTCGTATCACGGCCTCGGCTGGACACTCGAGCAGATGCATCGGCTCGAGCAAGCGGTAGATGCTTATCGCGAAGCGGTCCACCTGAATCCGCAAGCCGACGGCTCGCACAACAACATGGGCAACTGCCTGCAGGCGCTCGGCCGTTTCGACGAAGCTCACGCGGCGTATCGCCGTGCGATCGAGGCCGCGCCGCAGGTGCCGCTGTACTACCGCAACTTCGTGCAGACCAAGCGCCTCACCACCGAAGATCCGGTATTCGTCGCGCTGGAACGTCTTGCCGGCAACGCTGCTTCGTTGGCGCAGGCCGATCAGGCCGAAATTCACTTCGCCTACGGCCAGGCGCTTTCCGATGTAGGCCGCCACGACGCGTCGTTCGATCACTTCCTGAAGGGCAACGCATTGCACCGCACGGCGGTGCGTTATAACGAAGCGGAGTCACTCGGCCTGTTCGCGCATCTGCCTGAATTGACGACTTCGGAGGTGCTGCAGGCAAAGCGTGGTCTGGGCGACCCGTCAGATGCGCCGATCTTTATCGTCGGCATGCCGCGTTCGGGGTCGACGTTGATCGAACAGATTCTCGCGAGCCATCCGCGCGTATTCGGCGCGGGCGAGCGCACGGAATTCGGCGAGGCGTTGGTGAACGCCATCCGTCGCGAGCCGGACGATCCTTTGAAGATCGATATTGAAGCCCTGCGAGAGGTCGAGGTCGCGCCGTTGCGCGCGCTCGGCGCGGACTATCTGCGCCGCATGCGCCGCGCGTTGCCGGAAATCCAGCGCCAAGCGCGCGAAGAGGCACCGGGCTCGACCGCGCGCTTCACGCACTTCACCGACAAATATCCGTTCAACTTCATCAACCTCGGCCTGATTCATCTGGCGCTGCCGAACGCCCGCTTCATTCACAGCAGCCGTGCGCCTTTGCAAACCTGCCTGTCGATCTTTTCGCGAATCTTTCACGACGTGCCGTTCAGCTATGATCTCGGCGAACTGGGCCGCTACTATCGCGCCTATCACGCCCTGATGGCTCACTGGCAACGCGTGCTCCCCGACGGGGTGATGATCGAGGTCAACTATGAAGAACTGGTCGACGATTTCGAAGGCAATGTGCGGCGCCTGCTCGCGCATTGCGGGCTCGACTGGGACGAGCGCTGTCTGTCGTTTCATCAGACCATGCGCCAGGTGAGCACCGCCAGTTCCGCGCAGGTGCGCCGTCCGCTGTACAGGACATCGCTGCGACGCTGGCAGCCGCGGCAGGCGTTGCTTCAACCGCTGTTCGACGGCTTGGGCCCGCAGCTGGCTCCGGCGGCCGGCCTTCGGGCCGACGAGGTCGTGGCCGCCGGTATGGAGCGTCGCTCATGA
- a CDS encoding ABC transporter permease, with product MDARTYEPPGDTPSKQETLAAFPANATNWIAVWRRNYLVWRKLAIASMFGNLADPMIYLFGLGFGLGLMVGHVDGVSYIAFLAAGTVASSVMMSASFESMYSGFSRMHVQRTWEAIMHTPLTLGDIVLGEVIWAASKSILSGAAIMLVAGALGYANFPSMLLALPVIVLTGLAFASIAMVVTALAPSYDFFMFYQTLVLTPMLLLSGVFFPVSQLPAVARGATAVLPLAHAVELMRPAMLGRPVEHALMHVAVLAVYAVGGFVVSAILFRRRMMN from the coding sequence CTGGATCGCCGTGTGGCGCCGCAACTATCTGGTGTGGAGAAAACTCGCGATTGCCTCGATGTTCGGCAATCTCGCCGATCCCATGATCTATCTGTTCGGCCTCGGCTTCGGGCTGGGGCTGATGGTCGGCCATGTCGACGGCGTGTCGTATATCGCCTTTCTGGCGGCGGGCACGGTGGCCTCGAGCGTGATGATGTCGGCGAGTTTCGAGTCGATGTATTCGGGCTTTTCGCGCATGCACGTGCAGCGCACATGGGAAGCGATCATGCATACGCCGCTCACGCTCGGCGACATCGTGCTCGGTGAAGTGATCTGGGCCGCCAGCAAGTCGATCCTGTCAGGCGCTGCAATCATGCTGGTGGCCGGCGCGTTGGGCTACGCGAATTTTCCGTCGATGCTGCTGGCGCTGCCGGTCATCGTGCTGACCGGGCTCGCGTTCGCGAGCATCGCCATGGTCGTCACGGCGCTCGCGCCTTCGTACGACTTTTTCATGTTTTACCAGACCCTGGTGTTGACGCCGATGCTGCTGCTGTCCGGCGTATTCTTTCCGGTCTCGCAGCTGCCCGCCGTCGCGCGCGGCGCCACCGCGGTATTGCCGCTCGCGCACGCCGTGGAGCTGATGCGGCCGGCCATGCTGGGGCGGCCCGTCGAGCATGCACTGATGCATGTGGCCGTGCTGGCGGTCTACGCGGTGGGAGGATTTGTGGTGTCGGCTATCCTGTTTCGACGCAGGATGATGAACTAG
- a CDS encoding DUF3820 family protein, translating into MNPEHLELLLTRVMPYGKYKGRLIADLPGHYLNWFASQGFPPGEIGRLLALMHEIDHNGLKSLLEPLRKR; encoded by the coding sequence ATGAATCCCGAACACCTCGAACTGCTGCTCACGCGCGTCATGCCTTACGGGAAATATAAGGGCCGCCTGATTGCGGACCTGCCCGGTCATTATCTAAACTGGTTTGCGAGTCAGGGCTTTCCGCCGGGCGAAATCGGCCGGCTGCTGGCGTTGATGCACGAGATCGATCACAACGGGTTGAAGTCGCTGCTCGAGCCTTTGCGCAAGCGCTGA
- a CDS encoding M20 family metallopeptidase, with amino-acid sequence MSRHQAIEHATHHFESGAFLETLNRRVGFRTESQDNDRAAALLSYLTDEITPEVAGLGFSTRIVANPVDGFGPFLIAGRHEGDHLPTVLIYGHGDVVRGYDSQWRAPLTPWAVTVEGERWFGRGTADNKGQHTINLAALASVLAARGGKLGFNAKLLIEMGEETGSPGLDEVCRAHREELAADVLIASDGPRLAARRPTVFLGSRGSVNFKLSLKPRDGAHHSGNWGGLLRNPATVLANALSSLVDARGVIAVEGLRPPPIPEAVRRALADITVGGGPGDPAVDDNWGEPGLSAPERVFGWNSFEILAFKAGNPENPVNAIPSSAFAHCQLRFVVGTDWDNLERYLRTHLDAHGFAEVRIDVERGAPATRLNPDDPWVTWAIASLEQTTGKKTAVLPNLGGTLPNEVFADTLGLPTLWVPHSYPACSQHAPNEHLLGPVVREGLQIMAGLFWDLGENSPRATTRTAT; translated from the coding sequence ATGAGCCGCCACCAGGCCATCGAGCACGCCACCCATCATTTCGAATCCGGCGCCTTTCTCGAGACCTTGAACCGTCGCGTCGGTTTTCGCACGGAAAGCCAGGACAACGACCGCGCCGCCGCGCTGCTGTCGTATCTGACCGACGAAATCACGCCCGAAGTGGCGGGCCTCGGTTTCAGCACGCGCATCGTCGCCAACCCGGTGGACGGCTTCGGGCCGTTCCTGATCGCCGGCCGCCATGAGGGCGACCATCTGCCGACCGTGCTGATCTACGGCCATGGCGACGTGGTGCGCGGCTACGACAGCCAGTGGCGCGCGCCGCTGACGCCGTGGGCCGTGACCGTCGAGGGCGAGCGCTGGTTCGGCCGCGGCACCGCCGACAACAAAGGCCAGCACACCATCAACCTCGCCGCGCTGGCGAGCGTGCTTGCCGCGCGCGGCGGCAAGCTCGGCTTCAACGCGAAGCTGCTGATCGAGATGGGCGAGGAAACCGGCTCCCCCGGACTCGACGAGGTATGCCGCGCGCACCGTGAAGAACTGGCCGCGGATGTGCTGATCGCCTCCGACGGCCCGCGTCTCGCCGCGCGCCGCCCGACCGTATTCCTCGGCTCGCGCGGCTCGGTGAACTTCAAGCTGTCGTTGAAGCCGCGCGACGGTGCGCACCATTCGGGCAATTGGGGCGGTTTGCTGCGCAACCCGGCCACGGTCCTCGCGAATGCGTTGTCGAGCCTCGTCGACGCGCGCGGCGTGATCGCCGTCGAGGGTTTGCGCCCACCGCCGATTCCCGAGGCGGTGCGCCGCGCGCTCGCCGATATCACCGTGGGCGGCGGCCCCGGCGATCCGGCGGTCGACGACAACTGGGGCGAGCCCGGCCTGAGCGCGCCTGAGCGCGTGTTCGGCTGGAACAGCTTCGAAATACTCGCTTTCAAGGCGGGCAACCCGGAGAACCCGGTCAATGCGATTCCCTCGTCGGCGTTCGCGCATTGCCAGTTGCGCTTCGTGGTCGGCACCGATTGGGACAACCTCGAACGGTATCTGCGCACGCATCTGGATGCGCATGGCTTTGCCGAGGTGCGCATCGATGTCGAACGCGGCGCGCCGGCCACGCGTCTGAACCCGGACGATCCGTGGGTCACGTGGGCGATTGCCTCGCTCGAACAGACCACCGGCAAGAAGACGGCCGTGCTGCCGAATCTGGGCGGCACGCTGCCCAACGAAGTCTTCGCCGACACGCTCGGCCTGCCGACCCTGTGGGTGCCCCACTCGTACCCGGCCTGCTCGCAGCACGCGCCGAACGAGCATCTGCTCGGACCGGTCGTGCGCGAAGGTCTGCAGATCATGGCGGGACTCTTCTGGGATCTCGGCGAGAACTCGCCGCGCGCGACAACCCGCACTGCAACCTGA
- the dusA gene encoding tRNA dihydrouridine(20/20a) synthase DusA, whose product MSSARIASPRRVSVAPMMDWTDRHCRSLHRVISRHTWLYTEMVTTGALLHGDVPRHLAFTPAEAPVALQLGGSEPDDLARSAKLGEQWGYDEINLNCGCPSERVQRGAFGACLMNEPRLVADCVKAMRDAVSVPVTVKHRIGVDAVEEYAFVRDFVGTIADAGCEVFIVHARNAILKGLSPKENREIPPLKYDYAYQLKRDFPHLEIIINGGIKTLDEVETHLQRVDGVMLGREAYHNPYVLADVDARFYGSTETPLTREQVEAKLIEYCAAEMARGTYLGAITRHALGLYRGETGARGWRRVLSDSKRLAARDLTIFDEARQHLREPVEIFE is encoded by the coding sequence ATGTCTTCAGCTCGAATTGCCAGTCCGCGCCGCGTATCGGTTGCACCCATGATGGACTGGACCGACCGTCATTGCCGTTCCCTGCATCGCGTGATCTCTCGCCATACGTGGCTTTACACGGAGATGGTGACGACCGGCGCGCTGCTGCACGGCGACGTGCCGCGCCACCTCGCGTTCACGCCCGCGGAAGCGCCGGTCGCCCTGCAGCTCGGCGGCAGCGAACCTGACGACCTCGCCCGCTCGGCAAAACTGGGCGAGCAATGGGGCTACGACGAAATCAATCTGAACTGCGGCTGCCCGTCCGAGCGTGTGCAACGCGGCGCATTCGGCGCGTGCCTGATGAACGAGCCGCGACTCGTCGCCGACTGCGTGAAGGCCATGCGCGACGCGGTGTCCGTGCCGGTGACCGTGAAGCACCGCATCGGCGTCGATGCCGTCGAGGAATATGCGTTCGTGCGCGATTTCGTCGGCACGATTGCGGACGCAGGCTGCGAGGTGTTCATCGTGCATGCGCGCAACGCGATTCTGAAGGGGTTGAGCCCGAAGGAAAATCGCGAGATTCCGCCGCTCAAATACGACTACGCGTATCAGTTGAAGCGCGACTTTCCGCATCTGGAGATCATCATCAACGGCGGCATCAAGACGCTCGATGAAGTGGAAACACATCTTCAGCGCGTCGACGGCGTGATGCTCGGACGCGAGGCTTATCACAACCCGTATGTGCTGGCCGATGTCGATGCGCGCTTCTACGGGTCGACAGAGACGCCGCTGACACGCGAGCAGGTCGAAGCGAAACTGATCGAGTATTGCGCCGCTGAGATGGCGCGCGGCACTTACCTCGGCGCGATCACGCGCCACGCGCTCGGGCTTTATCGCGGTGAAACGGGGGCGCGTGGATGGCGCCGTGTACTGTCCGATAGCAAACGCCTCGCCGCGCGCGATCTGACCATCTTCGACGAGGCAAGGCAGCATCTGCGCGAGCCCGTCGAAATTTTTGAATAA
- a CDS encoding LysR family transcriptional regulator, which produces MALSLHGIALRYFVEVARTGSISDASARLHVAVSAISRQVARLESELGVALFERRPRGMALSEAGERLLAYAQRSLLEAEHVMKEIGGIETLHGSMIKLASSEGFAADFLPAAMAAFRVQYPGIDFTLSVMSPDEATRRVRDGDADLALTFSLAPEKGVKVEHTERAPVLALLRADHPLAARAKVSLADVQRYPLVLPEPGTTIRQLIDITCALEGILLEPELTCNNSGAMYRYAQKSGAIMFTGLLSVRDRYAGDGFVVMPLTHPQMRQRSIQVQTMAGRELPPSVRAFRDHLIAEMAGPKPADGAAEKTVRKRSRRMR; this is translated from the coding sequence ATGGCACTTTCGCTGCATGGCATCGCGCTGCGCTATTTCGTCGAAGTCGCGCGTACCGGCTCGATCAGCGACGCGTCCGCACGGCTGCATGTCGCCGTCTCGGCAATCAGTCGGCAGGTGGCGCGGCTCGAAAGCGAATTGGGCGTCGCGCTATTCGAGCGGCGCCCGCGCGGCATGGCGCTCTCCGAAGCCGGCGAGCGCCTGCTTGCGTACGCGCAGCGCAGTCTGCTCGAGGCCGAGCATGTGATGAAGGAGATCGGCGGCATTGAGACCTTGCACGGCAGCATGATCAAGCTGGCCAGTTCCGAAGGATTCGCCGCCGACTTCCTGCCCGCCGCGATGGCGGCTTTTCGGGTTCAGTATCCGGGTATCGACTTCACGCTCTCGGTGATGTCGCCGGACGAGGCGACCCGCCGGGTACGCGACGGCGACGCCGATCTCGCGTTGACGTTCAGTCTCGCGCCGGAAAAAGGCGTCAAGGTCGAGCACACCGAACGCGCGCCGGTGCTGGCGCTGTTGCGCGCGGATCATCCATTGGCCGCGCGCGCGAAGGTATCGCTCGCCGATGTGCAGCGCTATCCGCTGGTGCTGCCCGAGCCCGGCACGACGATTCGTCAATTGATCGACATTACCTGTGCGCTCGAAGGCATCCTGCTCGAACCCGAACTCACCTGCAACAACAGCGGCGCTATGTATCGTTACGCGCAGAAGTCCGGCGCGATCATGTTCACGGGCCTGCTGTCCGTGCGCGACCGTTATGCCGGCGACGGTTTCGTCGTGATGCCGCTCACCCATCCGCAAATGCGCCAGCGCAGCATCCAGGTGCAGACCATGGCGGGGCGCGAACTGCCGCCGTCGGTGCGGGCCTTCAGGGACCATCTGATCGCGGAAATGGCGGGACCGAAGCCTGCGGATGGCGCTGCTGAAAAGACCGTCCGGAAGCGAAGCAGACGCATGCGTTAA
- a CDS encoding NADP(H)-dependent aldo-keto reductase: MEYRRLGDSDVQVSLIGLGTMTWGEQNTEQEAHAQIDYALDHGVNLIDTAEMYPVPPRAETQGSTERFIGRWLARHRSAREKIVLATKIAGPARQPHNPRHIRGEGNQFDRKNLTEALDGSLKRLQTDYVDLYQLHWPDRSTMTFGRPAYPWVDDAYTVPIEETLSVLAEFVKAGKVRHVGVSNETPWGVAQFLRAAERLGLPRIVSIQNPYSLLNRTYEAGLSEYAHRDNIGLLAYSPLAFGWLSGKYEGGARPAGARISLFERFQRYSKPQAVQATTRYVELAKRHGMSPAQFALAFVNSRPFVTSNLIGATSLDQLKENIASVDVKLPAQVLAQIDALHELQPNPAP; encoded by the coding sequence ATGGAATATCGCAGACTTGGCGATTCCGATGTGCAGGTCAGCCTGATCGGTCTGGGCACCATGACCTGGGGCGAGCAGAACACGGAGCAGGAAGCGCACGCGCAGATCGATTACGCACTCGATCACGGCGTCAATCTGATCGACACCGCCGAAATGTACCCGGTGCCGCCGCGTGCCGAGACGCAAGGTTCGACGGAGCGCTTTATCGGCAGGTGGCTCGCGCGGCATCGCAGTGCCCGCGAGAAAATCGTGCTCGCCACCAAGATCGCCGGCCCCGCGCGGCAACCGCATAACCCGCGCCATATTCGTGGCGAAGGCAACCAGTTCGACCGCAAGAATCTGACCGAAGCGCTCGACGGCAGCCTGAAGCGTCTGCAAACCGACTACGTCGACCTGTATCAACTGCACTGGCCGGATCGCAGCACGATGACGTTCGGCCGCCCCGCGTATCCGTGGGTCGACGACGCTTATACGGTGCCGATCGAAGAGACCCTGTCGGTGCTCGCTGAGTTCGTCAAGGCCGGCAAGGTGCGCCACGTCGGCGTGTCGAATGAAACGCCGTGGGGCGTCGCGCAGTTTCTGCGCGCGGCCGAAAGGCTCGGCTTGCCGCGCATCGTCAGCATTCAGAATCCATACAGCCTGCTCAATCGCACTTACGAAGCCGGTTTATCCGAGTACGCACATCGCGACAACATCGGGTTGCTGGCCTATTCGCCGCTGGCCTTCGGCTGGTTGTCGGGCAAGTATGAAGGCGGCGCGCGTCCGGCCGGCGCCCGCATCTCGCTGTTCGAGCGCTTTCAGCGCTACAGCAAGCCGCAAGCGGTGCAAGCCACCACGCGTTACGTGGAACTCGCGAAGCGTCACGGTATGTCGCCCGCGCAATTCGCGCTGGCTTTCGTTAACAGCCGGCCGTTCGTGACGAGCAATCTGATCGGCGCGACCTCGCTCGATCAGTTGAAGGAAAACATTGCGAGCGTCGACGTGAAACTCCCGGCGCAGGTGCTCGCGCAAATCGATGCGCTGCATGAATTGCAGCCGAATCCCGCGCCTTGA
- a CDS encoding sialidase family protein: MTRQKLSYFRHLSFGILCIWSVQSSAGNENNLDAVRSTEVINQTQNVAFCHASTIAYSNGHLVAAWLAGSKEAANDIGVWEARFSGNRWSAPVRIADGLPPDGKALTVINPILFSPKHGPLMLFYRRGKLPADWHPFRMTSLDGGATWSTPDALGPSVSGPAKDKPVELSNGIVIAGSSTEYDGWKIHFERSMDGGNTWDAVYPPAGPRPVQAIQPAILDHGHGKLQALVRTKNGFVFSTRSRDYGKTWSVLAPLDIPNSNSGLDAVTLTDGRDLIVTNPLPYVEGRWDRHRLSVLISADHQTYRNVQDLESEPNQEFSYPAIIQSPDGLVHITYTWKKIHIKHVVLDPKRIYASR, encoded by the coding sequence ATGACGCGGCAAAAATTGTCATATTTCCGACATCTATCTTTCGGTATCCTTTGCATTTGGTCGGTGCAATCTTCTGCGGGAAACGAAAATAATCTCGACGCGGTTCGGTCGACGGAAGTCATCAATCAAACGCAGAACGTAGCATTTTGTCATGCGTCGACGATCGCCTACTCGAACGGCCATCTAGTCGCTGCATGGCTGGCCGGCAGCAAAGAAGCGGCGAATGACATTGGTGTGTGGGAGGCGCGCTTCTCCGGGAACCGATGGAGTGCGCCAGTTCGCATTGCAGATGGTCTCCCGCCTGACGGCAAAGCGCTGACAGTCATTAACCCGATTCTTTTTTCTCCGAAGCACGGTCCCTTGATGTTGTTCTATCGCCGAGGGAAATTGCCCGCCGATTGGCATCCCTTCCGCATGACTTCGCTCGACGGCGGCGCGACGTGGTCAACGCCGGATGCTCTTGGGCCGAGTGTTTCGGGGCCCGCGAAAGACAAGCCCGTCGAACTATCAAATGGAATCGTGATAGCAGGAAGCAGCACCGAGTATGACGGATGGAAAATTCACTTCGAGCGTTCCATGGACGGAGGCAATACGTGGGACGCCGTGTACCCGCCGGCCGGGCCACGTCCAGTTCAGGCGATCCAGCCTGCGATCCTTGACCATGGCCACGGGAAGTTGCAGGCGCTCGTCCGCACGAAAAACGGTTTTGTATTCAGCACCAGGTCGAGAGACTACGGAAAGACGTGGAGCGTTCTCGCGCCGTTGGATATTCCTAACTCGAATTCCGGTCTGGACGCAGTGACCTTGACCGACGGGCGCGATCTGATCGTGACGAATCCGCTACCTTACGTCGAAGGTCGTTGGGACCGACACAGGCTGTCTGTCCTTATCTCTGCCGATCATCAGACCTATCGTAACGTGCAGGACCTTGAGAGCGAGCCGAATCAGGAGTTTTCGTACCCCGCGATTATTCAATCCCCAGACGGCCTGGTTCACATCACCTACACATGGAAAAAGATTCACATCAAGCATGTCGTGCTCGATCCGAAACGGATCTATGCGTCCCGTTAA
- a CDS encoding MFS transporter, which translates to MSTSTLQASAARPSAAKVHRIILAASIGNALEWFDLVVYGFFAVTIAKLFFPARTEAISLMLTLGTFGISYLIRPLGGVVLGSLADRAGRKASLLLSIGLMMIGTLTIAVMPPYAAIGLWAPAGIMLSRLVQGFSAGGEFGASTAFLVEHAPERRGFMGSWQFASQGMATLLASGFGALLTSQLTSAQLESWGWRVPFLFGLAIGPVGFYIRRYVDEGAEFHAQPKARTPLRDLFGTQKVRMLLAVGSLVISTAANYMILYMPTYAIKQLHLPASTGFAATLATGVVLTVLTPFAGHLSDSLGRIRIMAVAAMLMLVTVYPAFMYMNAHPSFATMLLALIWIGVLKATYFGALPALMSEIFPTQTRATGLAVSYNIGVTVFGGFAPFVITWLIDASGNKLAPGFYLMFCAVVSLLALHAVRGQLKIR; encoded by the coding sequence ATGAGCACGTCCACTTTGCAAGCCAGCGCCGCGCGGCCTTCCGCCGCGAAGGTCCATCGCATCATTCTCGCGGCGTCGATCGGCAACGCGCTCGAATGGTTCGATCTCGTCGTCTACGGCTTCTTCGCGGTGACCATCGCGAAGCTGTTCTTTCCGGCGCGCACCGAAGCGATCTCGCTGATGCTCACGCTCGGCACCTTCGGGATCTCGTACCTGATCCGGCCGCTCGGCGGCGTCGTGCTCGGCTCGCTCGCGGATCGCGCCGGGCGTAAGGCGTCGCTGCTGCTGTCGATCGGGCTGATGATGATCGGCACCCTGACGATCGCCGTGATGCCGCCGTACGCGGCGATCGGCCTGTGGGCGCCCGCGGGCATCATGCTTTCGCGCCTCGTTCAAGGTTTTTCCGCGGGCGGCGAGTTCGGTGCGTCGACGGCATTTCTGGTCGAACACGCTCCCGAGCGCCGCGGCTTCATGGGCAGCTGGCAGTTCGCGAGTCAAGGCATGGCGACGCTGCTCGCCTCCGGTTTCGGCGCGCTGTTGACGAGCCAGCTCACGAGCGCGCAACTCGAATCGTGGGGATGGCGCGTACCGTTTCTGTTCGGCCTCGCGATCGGTCCGGTCGGTTTCTATATTCGCCGTTACGTGGACGAAGGCGCCGAGTTCCATGCGCAGCCGAAAGCCCGCACGCCCCTGCGCGACCTGTTCGGCACGCAGAAGGTCCGCATGCTGCTGGCGGTAGGCTCGCTGGTCATTTCCACAGCGGCCAACTACATGATCCTGTACATGCCCACCTACGCGATCAAGCAATTGCACCTGCCCGCCTCGACCGGCTTCGCGGCGACGCTCGCCACCGGCGTCGTGCTCACGGTGCTGACGCCTTTCGCGGGCCACCTGTCGGACAGCCTCGGACGCATCCGCATCATGGCGGTGGCCGCCATGCTGATGCTGGTGACCGTCTATCCGGCCTTCATGTATATGAACGCGCATCCCTCGTTTGCGACGATGCTGCTCGCGCTGATCTGGATCGGCGTATTGAAGGCAACGTATTTCGGCGCGCTGCCCGCGTTGATGTCGGAGATCTTCCCGACGCAGACGCGCGCGACCGGCCTCGCGGTGAGCTACAACATCGGCGTGACGGTGTTCGGCGGCTTTGCGCCCTTTGTGATCACCTGGCTGATCGACGCAAGCGGCAATAAGCTCGCGCCCGGCTTCTATCTGATGTTCTGCGCGGTGGTGAGTCTGCTTGCGCTCCATGCGGTGCGCGGTCAGTTGAAGATCCGTTGA